The Persephonella atlantica region TCCTTCTTTCTGAAGTGATGCAATCTGTGGATCAGATATATCTATTCCTAGCTCTTTCATCATAAATGGACTTCCAACAAAAACTTCACTGTTTTCTACTATGCCGTAGGCACCTTTACCAGGTATTGTCCTGTAACTGTTCACATCAATAGGATTAATGCCTTTTTCTCTTGCAAATTCAACTATTGCTTTTGCTATGATGTGCTCAGAATTTTTTTCAATGGATGCAGCATATTTCAGTACAGTTTTTTCATCCATAAATGGTATAAAGTCCGAAACACCAAATTTTCCCTCTGTTAATGTACCTGTTTTATCAAAGATAACGGCCGTTAAATCCTTTGCCTGTTCAAAAGCTCTTCTGTCTCTTATCAGAATTCCATTTTTTGCAGTGAGAGATGTAGAAAGGGCAACAACAAGGGGAACAGCAAGTCCAAGAGCATGGGGACATGCTATAACAAGGACAGTAACAGCTCTCTCTAAAGCAAAATCTGGATTGCCTTTTACCAGCCAGAAAATGTATGTGATTATTCCTGTTCCCATTGCAACATAAAACAGATATGCAGCGGCTCTGTTTGCCAGATCCTGTGTTTTTGATTTACTTTCCTGAGCCTGTTTGACCAGTTTTATTACCTGAGACAGGTATGTTTCTTCTCCAGTTCTTTCTATTTTTACCTTCAGGACTCCCTGCTCATTGATAGAGCCACCAATTACCTTGCTTCCTGTTTTCTTCAAAACAGGTTTTGATTCTCCTGTTAGTAGTGATTCGTTAACATAACTTTCTCCATCTATTACAGTACCATCAGAAGGAATCTTTTCACCTGGCTTTACAAGAACAATATCTCCTTTTTTAAGGCTGGATACAGGGACTTCAACGATGTTTCCATTTTTTACAAGATGTGCGGTTGTTGGCATTATTTTTACGAGTTCTTCCAATGCCCGTGATGCACCAAGTACGCTTTTTGCTTCTATCCAGTGGCCTAAAAGCATAACATCTATCAGTGTCGCCAGTTCCCAGAAAAATTCTCTTCCAAAACCTGTAATAACTGTTAAAGCGGAATAGAAGAATGCAACAGAGATTGCAGTTCCTATAAGGGTCATCATTCCCGGTTGTTTTGTTTTTATCTCCCTGAGTAGACCTTTGAGAAATGGAGATCCACCGTAAAAATAGATAACAGATGATAACAGAAGCAGTACCCAGTTCTGATAAGGGATAACAATGGAAAAACCAAACCATTTCTGAATCATCTCAGAAAGTAGCAGAACAGGAATGGTTAGAAAAGCAGAAACAAAAAATCTTTTCCTGAACTCCTGAATATGGGTAGAGTGGTTATGTTCCTTATTGTGATGTTGACTCTTTTCTGTATGCCTGTGTATATGATGACCCTTTTTATGCTCCATTTTCTCACCTTACTTCAGTAAAAATTTGATAAACGCGAGAGAACCTGCAATAAGAAAAATGGCTATCAGAATCCACCACAACCACATGCTTCCATGGGACATATTTTCCATCATGTTCTTTCTCCTTTACTACTTTATGTAGTATAAATATCGATAAAAGAATTTTTTTTGTCAACTATTATTTTCTTTTTTCAGCAGGAATATAATGTATGTTGTGTCCACCATCATAAATCTGTGTAGGTCTGAACAGTTTGTTTTCTTTCAGATATTCCTTGCAGTGGGCAGTCCATCCAGCTATCCTTGCCATTGCAAAAACAGGCGTATAAAACTGAACAGGAATTCCAAGCATGTTGTACAAAATTCCTGAATAAAAATCTATGTTTGGATGAATGCCTTTACTGCCCAGTCTTTTTAATGCTTCCCTTTCAAATATTTCAGCTATCCTGTAGAGGCTGTTTTCTTTTTTGGTAGATAACTTTTTTAGCATATCTTTCAGTATTTTTGCCCGTGGGTCGTAAGTTTTGTAAATCCTGTGTCCAAATCCCATTATTCTTTCTTTTTTCTTCAGCTTTTCTTCAATTATAGAGGGGATATCTTCAGTATTTTTTATCTCACTGAGCATATAAAAAACCCTCTCGTTTGCTCCTCCGTGCAGTCTTCCAGAAAGGGAACCGACAGCAGAAGAAACGGCAGAATAAAAGTCTGCAAGTGTGGAAACAACGACGATAGCTGTAAATGTTGAAGCGTTAATAGTGTGTTCTGCGTGGAGAATGAGACATTTGTCAAATATATCTCCTTCTTCCTTTGATGGTTTTTCCCCTCTCATCATGTAAAGAAAATTTTCTCCATAGGAAAGAGAGCCATCTGGTGGGATAACATCTTCTTTGTTTGATATCCTTTTCCAAGAGGCAAGGACAGTTGGGACATGTCCCAGCATCCTTACTAAAGCATTGTAGTGATGTTTTTCATCTAAAACATCTTCAACATCTTCAAAGGCAGAAAATACTGGCACAGCAGACTGAAGAACTTTCATTGGGTGGGTGTTCAAAGGTAATTTTTCAAGAAGATTGATAATACTGCTGTCTATCTGGAGATGCTTTTTCACGTCTGATACGAATTTTTTATACTCATTTACAGTAGGAAGCTTTCCAAAAACAAGAAGATATGCAACCTCCAAAAATTCAGAATTTTCCACAAGTTCCTGTATAGGTATGCCTCTGTATTCTAATATCCCTTTTTCTCCGTCTATATAACTGATTGATGACTTTACAACAGGTATGCCTGCAAGACCTGAATAAACCTTCATGGAGATACCCCCGTTTGAGATTAAATCTAATGTGATAGAATCTTCAGTGCAATGGTTAATTTCTTCTCATCAGGAATATCTCACCTAAACTACCTGCAATGATGTAAAGCCACAGAATACTTCCCATATAAAGTCTGTCCTGGAACGTTAAAACAATAAGGATAATAAGAAGCAGGAATGAGTATATGAGAAAAGGTACAGCTTCCGAAGGTTTGCTAAACAATGTTTCAAAGCTGTAATTTCCAGATTTCATCTCTCTGAATATAAACAGTGTTGCACCTGTCCCAATACCAAGTGCAATATAAAACAGCTCTTCTTTTTGGTACTCTGGATAGATACTCATCACAAGAGCAACCCATAAGGGAAGATCCTGAAGAAGTTCTGCGATAAATACTCTGCTGTTCATCACTGCAGGGGCTCTTTTGCTGTTTCTTTAAGTGTTATTCCTGCTGCGAATGCAACTGCAGCGGCGAAAATCAGATAGAATGCAGGAGAGTTTATGTCTCCAGTTATCTTTATCAGATAAGTTGATATTAAAGGAGCAGTTCCACCAAAAATGGCAAAAGGTAGATTGTAACCTATAGAATATCCACTGTTTCTTATCTGTGTAGGAAATATCTCAACAAGGGTGGTAGGTAATATTGACATAAAACCAGCAACAACAACAGCAAATATTATCTGGCCAATCAGTGCATTCTCTACAGCTCCGGAAGATACAAACTTAAACAGTGGATATGCTGTAAGAACAGTAAAACCTGTTGATGTTAATATTATTGGTTTCCTCCCAACTTTATCAGAAAGCCATCCAAAAAACGGAATCAAAACAGCAAGAACAATCATACTGATAGTATTTATCGTAAGGGCTGTAGATTTTGGAAACTTTACAAAAACAGATAGATGATTTGCTATATAAACAAAGATGGTATAAAAACCAACTGCCTGAAATGTACTGAGTGAAAATGTTTTGATAAACTCTTTGTATGCTTTCTTAAATACATCTAAAACAGGCTGTTTGTCTATCATCTCCTCATATTCAAGTTCCATAAACTTTGGTGTCTCGTCTATATTCTTCCTGACATAGTATCCTATAAGACCAAGAAGAATTCCTGTAAAAAATAGAACTCTCCAGCCCCAGCTGTACAGGTCTTCTTCAGGTAGTATTTTCGTTATTACTGCTCCAGAGGCTGAACCAAGGAGAATTCCTACTACTGCTCCCAATATTCCTACACTGCCAAACAACCCCCTTTTGTCCTGAGGAGCATGTTCCACAATAAATGAGACAGAAGTGGTATATTCTCCTCCAACAGATAGTCCCTGAAGAAGTTTGAGTATAACAAGTAGCGTTGGAGCCAGTATTCCTATCTGTGCGTATGTGGGGAGAAGTCCTATAGCTGTTGTGGAAACAGCCATCATAACTATGGAAATTGTGAGAGCTTTTTTCCTCCCGTATTTATCTCCAATATGACCAAACATAACAGCTCCTACAGGTCTCATCACAAAACCAACGGCAAATACTCCGAAAGACTTTAGCAGAGAAACCATTGGGTCTTCAGAGGGGAAAAACAGCTCTCCGATGATTACCGCTAAAAACCCATAAACAACAAAATCATACCACTCAAGTATGTTCCCAACCATTCCAGCGAAGAGAACCTTTGAGTGCTTCCTCATTCAGGCATCCACCCTGAAATCTTGTTCGTCTAAAAGAAGATTTTCAAGGATAAGGTCTGGAACCAGTTCATTATCTTCAAAATTTTGTAAAACCTCTAAATATATCTCGGCAACCTGTCTGTTGGGATAATGTTTCTGGAGGTATTTCCTCAGCTGTTTGACTGTTACTGTTTTGTTATTTTTTGCAAGTTCTGACATTAGCCAATTCTTCCTTTTAGATTTTTTATCATTCTTTCACTGGCTATTTTGTAGCGGATATCCCTTTTTGCTAACTTCTCCATTTCAGACTTGATGTACTTTTCTGCTTCATCTGTGGCCATTTTGTAACCAAGCACGTAGGCTGTAAGGGCAAGAATAGCAAAACCTGTAAACTCAACAACCTTTGATGCAATGATATTTGGTATAAACAAACCTCCCACAGCAAGTAAAATCCCTACTGCAAGGAAGATTTTCCAGTATTTCAGCAGAAAGTTTGCAAGCATTTTTTCTCCTTACTTAGATTTTTTTAGAGAATATATTTTAACAGATTGGCAGAATATTAAACAGTACCCTATCTTAAAAAGATTTTTTAAAGAAAGTAAGCTAAACACTTTTATTCCTGAAAAATTGAGTTATTATGTTCCTATATCTCCAGAAGTCTATTTAAAAACAAAAATGCCTGAAGGTATTTTGAAAGCTGATCAGTTTATTGACAGGTTTAGAGAAAATTTGAAAAAAATATACTTTGGCGGTAATGAACTAAAAAAACTGCACAGACCTTTAGAATATAAAGACTATCTCAAGATATTAAATCTTTCTTGGTTGGAGGAGTGATATGCCTTATGTGAATGTTAAAGTTGCTGGAAAGCTGTCTAAAGACCAGAAAAGAAAAATTGTTGAAGGAATTACAAAACTGTTAGAAGAGGTGGCAAACAAACCCCCATCAGCCACGTATGTTGTCATAGAAGAGATAGACAGGGACAACTGGGGGAAAGAAGGAAAACTGCTCTCAGATAAATAGAAAGCCCCAGGGGGCTTAGAACAGAATACCTGCAGTCAGATAGGGCTGTTTTATTTTTACATCTGCACTTGTGTTGTCTATATCATCTATTTTCAGCTTTTCGTATTTATATCCGCCACCTATATAAAAGTCTGCAAGGATATTCCTGATAGGTTTTATTCTCAGCTCCCCAGTAATATCGTAGTAATGACTTCCCTGATATGCTATACCGTTGGCTTCAACCAATAAGGAGAAAAATCCTACAGGTTTTATCTCTAACGAACCGTGGAGCATAGGAATAGGTGCTAAAAAAGATGTGGAGTCTTCTTTGTTTTGGGAAACATCTCTTACCTTTGCATAAAAGTCTATAACTCTGATATTCAGACCAACTTCAGCGTCTATAATCTGAAGCATATTAATAAATGGAAGATTATAAAAAAGAACAATGTCATAATGGTCAAGGTCTAACTTTGTCTGAACTCTATCGTTTACATTAACAGTTATATTTCCAAATGTGTAGCTCCTTGTAACTGTTCCATCTCCTGTAAATCTCATTCTGGTGTACTGAAGCTTGATATTAGGCAGCAAAGGTATGGGATGTTCAAGCTTTGCCCTGATAAAGTATGAATTTTTATCACCGATGTTCAGGTCATCCTTTATGTCTGCTCTGTCTCCTTCGTATTGAACCCAGCCAGAGATTTTCTGTTTCATATAACCTGCAGAGATTTCTCCGTCAACTCCTGGAACAGCAAGAGATGAATAAAAAATAGCTGAAGATAAAAATAAAAGCCCTGCTGCTTTTTTCACGAGGAAGCCCTCCTGATTTTTTTATATTATCTTTCTCGGATACCTGCTATAAATTCTTCAACCATTTCTCTGGCCTGCCAGTCTTTGTACTGGATAGGAGGATGTTTCATTGTATAGGCAGAGATAGAGTATAGAGGACCTCCTATGCCTCTATCCTGCGCAAGCTTTGCACACCTGATTGCATCTATTGCAACTCCTGCACTGTTTGGAGAATCCTCAACATCAAGTCTCAGTTCAATATGCATA contains the following coding sequences:
- a CDS encoding MFS transporter; the encoded protein is MRKHSKVLFAGMVGNILEWYDFVVYGFLAVIIGELFFPSEDPMVSLLKSFGVFAVGFVMRPVGAVMFGHIGDKYGRKKALTISIVMMAVSTTAIGLLPTYAQIGILAPTLLVILKLLQGLSVGGEYTTSVSFIVEHAPQDKRGLFGSVGILGAVVGILLGSASGAVITKILPEEDLYSWGWRVLFFTGILLGLIGYYVRKNIDETPKFMELEYEEMIDKQPVLDVFKKAYKEFIKTFSLSTFQAVGFYTIFVYIANHLSVFVKFPKSTALTINTISMIVLAVLIPFFGWLSDKVGRKPIILTSTGFTVLTAYPLFKFVSSGAVENALIGQIIFAVVVAGFMSILPTTLVEIFPTQIRNSGYSIGYNLPFAIFGGTAPLISTYLIKITGDINSPAFYLIFAAAVAFAAGITLKETAKEPLQ
- a CDS encoding tautomerase family protein, coding for MPYVNVKVAGKLSKDQKRKIVEGITKLLEEVANKPPSATYVVIEEIDRDNWGKEGKLLSDK
- a CDS encoding TIGR04219 family outer membrane beta-barrel protein, yielding MKKAAGLLFLSSAIFYSSLAVPGVDGEISAGYMKQKISGWVQYEGDRADIKDDLNIGDKNSYFIRAKLEHPIPLLPNIKLQYTRMRFTGDGTVTRSYTFGNITVNVNDRVQTKLDLDHYDIVLFYNLPFINMLQIIDAEVGLNIRVIDFYAKVRDVSQNKEDSTSFLAPIPMLHGSLEIKPVGFFSLLVEANGIAYQGSHYYDITGELRIKPIRNILADFYIGGGYKYEKLKIDDIDNTSADVKIKQPYLTAGILF
- a CDS encoding citrate/2-methylcitrate synthase produces the protein MKVYSGLAGIPVVKSSISYIDGEKGILEYRGIPIQELVENSEFLEVAYLLVFGKLPTVNEYKKFVSDVKKHLQIDSSIINLLEKLPLNTHPMKVLQSAVPVFSAFEDVEDVLDEKHHYNALVRMLGHVPTVLASWKRISNKEDVIPPDGSLSYGENFLYMMRGEKPSKEEGDIFDKCLILHAEHTINASTFTAIVVVSTLADFYSAVSSAVGSLSGRLHGGANERVFYMLSEIKNTEDIPSIIEEKLKKKERIMGFGHRIYKTYDPRAKILKDMLKKLSTKKENSLYRIAEIFEREALKRLGSKGIHPNIDFYSGILYNMLGIPVQFYTPVFAMARIAGWTAHCKEYLKENKLFRPTQIYDGGHNIHYIPAEKRK
- a CDS encoding heavy metal translocating P-type ATPase produces the protein MEHKKGHHIHRHTEKSQHHNKEHNHSTHIQEFRKRFFVSAFLTIPVLLLSEMIQKWFGFSIVIPYQNWVLLLLSSVIYFYGGSPFLKGLLREIKTKQPGMMTLIGTAISVAFFYSALTVITGFGREFFWELATLIDVMLLGHWIEAKSVLGASRALEELVKIMPTTAHLVKNGNIVEVPVSSLKKGDIVLVKPGEKIPSDGTVIDGESYVNESLLTGESKPVLKKTGSKVIGGSINEQGVLKVKIERTGEETYLSQVIKLVKQAQESKSKTQDLANRAAAYLFYVAMGTGIITYIFWLVKGNPDFALERAVTVLVIACPHALGLAVPLVVALSTSLTAKNGILIRDRRAFEQAKDLTAVIFDKTGTLTEGKFGVSDFIPFMDEKTVLKYAASIEKNSEHIIAKAIVEFAREKGINPIDVNSYRTIPGKGAYGIVENSEVFVGSPFMMKELGIDISDPQIASLQKEGKTVIFVVVDKRLAGVFALSDRVKKESFEAVKKLKEMGIKVFMLTGDSEEVAKAVSDTLEIDEYFAEVLPHEKAEKVKLLKEKGYRVAMVGDGINDAPALVTADVGIAIGAGTDVAIESADIILVKSNPADVPKIIKISKITYSKMVQNLWWAAGYNIFAIPLAAGVLYSYGIVIQPALGALLMSISTVIVALNSQTLRKEKI